From a region of the Roseisolibacter agri genome:
- a CDS encoding class I SAM-dependent rRNA methyltransferase, with protein MPTTTATATVAVVSARGAQRWDAGHPWIYRSDLIERPADAPGIVRVRDPRGRPLGQALWSPASEISLRLLTREVDAVIDAGWWHDRLGTALARRAPLAAQASAYRLVHGEGDGLPSLVVDRYDRWLVVQLMSAGLEQARGPIVEALRALTGCEGILARHDAAVRTREGLPRETALLFGDVPQEIEVAEHGVRYLAAPWTGQKTGAFLDQRENRALVGRVARGRALDCFSYHGSFALHLARGADDVLALDVSAHALERAHANAARNGYANLRTREANAFEFLREEERAGTRYDTIVLDPPAFAKTRGALPGALRGYKDVNLRAMRLLAPGGLLFTASCSYHLTKPLFLEMLEAAAADSGRRMALRELRGQPLDHPELLTVPETGYIKGALLEAMD; from the coding sequence ATGCCGACCACCACCGCCACGGCCACCGTGGCCGTCGTCTCCGCCCGCGGCGCCCAGCGCTGGGACGCGGGGCACCCCTGGATCTATCGCAGCGACCTCATCGAGCGGCCGGCCGACGCCCCCGGCATCGTCCGCGTTCGCGATCCGCGCGGCCGCCCCCTGGGCCAGGCACTCTGGAGCCCCGCCTCCGAGATCTCGCTCCGGCTCCTCACGCGCGAGGTCGACGCCGTGATCGACGCCGGCTGGTGGCACGACCGCCTCGGCACCGCCCTCGCGCGGCGCGCCCCCCTCGCGGCTCAGGCGAGCGCCTACCGCCTGGTCCACGGCGAGGGTGACGGCCTCCCCTCCCTGGTGGTCGATCGCTACGACCGCTGGCTGGTCGTCCAGCTGATGAGCGCGGGGCTGGAGCAGGCGCGCGGCCCGATCGTCGAGGCCCTGCGCGCGCTCACCGGGTGCGAGGGGATCCTCGCGCGCCACGACGCCGCGGTCCGCACGCGCGAGGGCCTGCCGCGCGAGACCGCGCTCCTGTTCGGCGACGTGCCGCAGGAGATCGAGGTCGCGGAGCATGGGGTGCGCTACCTCGCCGCTCCCTGGACCGGTCAGAAGACCGGCGCCTTCCTCGATCAGCGCGAGAACCGCGCGCTCGTCGGCCGCGTGGCGCGCGGACGCGCGCTCGACTGCTTCAGCTACCACGGCTCGTTCGCGCTGCACCTGGCGCGCGGTGCCGACGACGTGCTCGCGCTCGACGTCTCCGCGCACGCCCTCGAGCGCGCGCACGCCAACGCCGCGCGCAACGGCTACGCGAACCTCCGCACGCGCGAGGCGAACGCGTTCGAGTTCCTGCGCGAGGAGGAGCGCGCCGGCACGCGCTACGACACGATCGTGCTCGACCCGCCGGCGTTCGCGAAGACGCGCGGCGCGCTGCCGGGCGCGCTGCGCGGCTACAAGGACGTCAACCTGCGCGCGATGCGCCTGCTCGCGCCGGGCGGGCTGCTCTTCACGGCCAGCTGCAGCTACCACCTCACGAAGCCGCTCTTCCTCGAGATGCTCGAAGCGGCGGCGGCCGACAGCGGACGGCGCATGGCGCTGCGCGAGCTGCGTGGACAGCCGCTCGACCATCCCGAGCTGCTGACGGTGCCCGAGACCGGCTACATCAAGGGAGCACTGCTGGAGGCGATGGACTGA
- the mutM gene encoding bifunctional DNA-formamidopyrimidine glycosylase/DNA-(apurinic or apyrimidinic site) lyase, with protein MPELPEVEAAVRALRAAVVGRTIRDAHTRHAAARRALPDDVAAALTGRRIVGVTRMGKHQALALDDGSTLHAHFRMTGDWDVGRADAPLPPHARVVLTFDDGVRVALVDPRALGGITWHAPGQAPAPALGPDALDDAFDAAALRAALRTRRTAIKPALLDQRVVAGVGNIYAAEALWVARIDPRVAAASLGPARAERLVAAIRSVMRDALETPGRYQDGEALERMHVYGREGEPCTRCGATIRRIVQAGRSTYFCGGCQRR; from the coding sequence ATGCCCGAGCTGCCCGAGGTCGAGGCCGCGGTCCGCGCGCTGCGCGCCGCCGTCGTCGGCCGCACCATCCGCGACGCGCACACGCGGCATGCCGCCGCGCGTCGCGCTCTCCCGGACGACGTGGCGGCCGCGCTGACCGGCCGGCGCATCGTCGGCGTCACGCGGATGGGGAAGCACCAGGCGCTCGCGCTCGACGACGGGAGCACGCTGCACGCGCACTTCCGCATGACGGGCGACTGGGACGTGGGTCGCGCGGACGCGCCGCTGCCGCCGCACGCGCGCGTGGTGCTCACGTTCGACGACGGCGTGCGCGTCGCGCTCGTCGATCCGCGCGCGCTCGGCGGCATCACGTGGCACGCGCCCGGGCAGGCGCCCGCGCCGGCGCTCGGTCCCGACGCGCTCGACGACGCCTTCGACGCGGCCGCGCTGCGCGCCGCGCTGCGCACGCGCCGCACCGCCATCAAGCCGGCGCTGCTCGATCAGCGCGTGGTCGCGGGCGTCGGCAACATCTACGCGGCCGAGGCGCTTTGGGTGGCGCGCATCGATCCTCGCGTCGCGGCGGCGTCGCTCGGCCCCGCGCGCGCGGAGCGGCTGGTGGCGGCGATCAGGTCGGTGATGCGCGATGCGCTCGAGACGCCGGGCCGTTACCAGGACGGCGAGGCGCTCGAGCGCATGCACGTGTACGGCCGCGAGGGCGAGCCCTGCACGCGGTGCGGCGCGACGATCCGGCGCATCGTGCAGGCGGGGCGCTCGACCTACTTCTGCGGCGGCTGCCAGCGCCGCTAG
- a CDS encoding SAM-dependent methyltransferase: MHAPRSLKHEYELFVEREIEDYKDSIPRSAILAIGDEAVAALREQAQTTFTELVIWEEVDRIIARRIRLPSYSTWRRRRLKTLAELRKPERWGLHPNSPLAREVRASEGEHVLVAGMDDEGAAIFSAALGCAVTAIDAAPDAVERVMVAAEQAGLMTRVRPLVGDIAGWAPDVALRLVVCSPQAFEGLAPEERERAIATLQSATLDGGVHLVQTIVAGTAGPTLEELRARYAGWAISVESESATGPTFLARKQAELH, from the coding sequence ATGCACGCCCCACGTTCACTCAAGCACGAATACGAGTTGTTCGTGGAGCGGGAGATCGAGGACTACAAGGACTCGATCCCGCGCAGCGCCATCCTCGCCATCGGCGACGAGGCGGTCGCCGCGCTGCGCGAACAGGCGCAGACGACGTTCACGGAGCTGGTGATCTGGGAGGAGGTGGACCGGATCATCGCGCGCCGCATCCGCCTGCCGAGCTACAGCACGTGGCGCCGCCGCCGGTTGAAGACGCTCGCCGAGCTGCGGAAGCCGGAGCGCTGGGGGCTGCACCCCAACAGCCCGCTCGCGCGCGAGGTCCGCGCGTCCGAGGGTGAGCACGTGCTGGTCGCCGGCATGGACGACGAGGGCGCCGCGATCTTCTCGGCCGCGCTGGGCTGCGCCGTGACCGCGATCGACGCCGCGCCCGACGCGGTGGAGCGCGTGATGGTGGCGGCCGAGCAGGCGGGGTTGATGACGCGGGTGCGCCCGCTCGTCGGCGACATCGCGGGGTGGGCGCCGGACGTCGCGCTGCGCCTGGTCGTCTGCTCGCCGCAGGCGTTCGAGGGGCTGGCTCCCGAGGAGCGGGAGCGCGCCATCGCGACGCTCCAGAGCGCGACGCTCGACGGCGGCGTCCACCTGGTCCAGACGATCGTGGCCGGCACCGCCGGCCCCACGCTCGAGGAGCTCCGGGCGCGCTACGCGGGCTGGGCGATCTCGGTGGAGAGCGAGTCGGCCACCGGGCCGACCTTCCTGGCGCGCAAGCAGGCCGAGCTCCACTGA